The Paenibacillus mucilaginosus 3016 genome includes the window GTTCATTGCGTTTTACGCTACGGGGCTTCTCTTTGCGGAGCGCATCTGGAATAACATGAAAGAAGACCTGCATTTCGTTGCCCTGGATCTCATCGATACGTATCAGATGACAAACGGCATGGATATTAATCAATACCTGGAGGCCCGGGTGCTGACCCGGCCGTTCTACGTCTCCCTGATCGATGCCGAAGGTGGGTTCCGGGAGTTCGGCTACCGGAATGTGAAAAATAAACGGTCCGTAGATCAGGAGGCCGTGAAGCAGGTGCTGGCCGGCGGGGTTCATTACAGTGTGCTGGAAGAAGGGGGAGATGAGGGCGCCCTGCTGGGGTACCCGATGGAGATCGACGGCCGTCAATATGCGCTCTTTGTTCAACCCGCGGCGCCCAAGATGGCTTTAAATATCCGGAATGCGATGATCACGGCGCTTGCCATCGAGCTGGTCGCCGGCTCCTTCTTCATCCTGATCGGAGCCCGGTATCTGGTCAATCCGCTGAAGCTCATGACGAGGGCCTCCCGGAGAATCGCCAAGGGCGACTTTAACATTTCGCTTGACTGGAAAAGGCGGCGGGACGAGCTCGGTGAGCTTGCGGTCAGCTTTACGGAGATGGCCGGCGAACTGAAGCAGATGGAGCGCATGCGGCAGGATTTTGTCTCCAATGTCTCGCATGAGATTCAGTCGCCCCTCACGTCGATCGCCGGATTTTCGAAGGTGCTGCAGCAGCGGCAGATGCCTGAAGAGGAACGGAAGGAATATCTGCGTATCATCGAAGCGGAAGCTCAGCGGCTCTCCCGGCTCAGCGAGAACCTGCTCAAGCTCGCCTCCCTGGAATCCGAGCACCATCCGTTTCATCCCCAGACGTATGATCTCGACGAACAGCTTCGCAACGTGATTCTGACGATGGAGCCGATCTGGTCGGCGAAGGACATCGAGCTGGATCTCGATCTTCCTTCGGTCAAGGTACAGGGGGACCCCG containing:
- a CDS encoding sensor histidine kinase, producing MRGSLYTRIVLAFLVSVILGLFIAFYATGLLFAERIWNNMKEDLHFVALDLIDTYQMTNGMDINQYLEARVLTRPFYVSLIDAEGGFREFGYRNVKNKRSVDQEAVKQVLAGGVHYSVLEEGGDEGALLGYPMEIDGRQYALFVQPAAPKMALNIRNAMITALAIELVAGSFFILIGARYLVNPLKLMTRASRRIAKGDFNISLDWKRRRDELGELAVSFTEMAGELKQMERMRQDFVSNVSHEIQSPLTSIAGFSKVLQQRQMPEEERKEYLRIIEAEAQRLSRLSENLLKLASLESEHHPFHPQTYDLDEQLRNVILTMEPIWSAKDIELDLDLPSVKVQGDPDQLSQVWLNLIGNALKFTPESGTVRIAIKTGVDKVQVKVSDTGIGISEEDLAHIFRRFYKADRSRTSANGGSGLGLSIVKKIIELHGGTIAVESRPGEGTEFTVTLPYVLLKRRD